A region of Culicoides brevitarsis isolate CSIRO-B50_1 chromosome 1, AGI_CSIRO_Cbre_v1, whole genome shotgun sequence DNA encodes the following proteins:
- the LOC134837798 gene encoding trypsin-7-like, whose amino-acid sequence MKFFGIVFGLIAIAHGFPTNSTSRIHGGVETTIANHPYMIFMYIPNAGAGGASIISPEWALTNALNLVAYPAANSITFRAGSSDRTSGGLVVRGTEYHMHPEYKMWKAGYDVAVVKVSPSFEGMNIKPIPLTESRDELETGSLVGITGWGSTETGSQPIILRTVSVPIIDDEICREYWEDIWDDSMICAGEKGKDRCEMDKGGPMVKDGVQYGVVSFYKTCGDGTPAIYAKLSNPAIRNFIRIQTGV is encoded by the exons atgaaattttttggaatcgTATTTGGCTTAATTGCCATCGCTCATGGATTTCCAACGAATTCTACGAGCAGGATTcatg gcgGCGTCGAAACAACAATCGCCAACCATCCGTACATGATCTTCATGTATATTCCAAATGCCGGCGCTGGCGGTGCTTCCATCATCTCCCCGGAATGGGCTCTCACAAATGCCTTGAACCTCGTTGCGTATCCCGCTGCTAATTCCATCACGTTTCGAGCTGGAAGCTCAGATCGCACATCTGGCGGATTAGTCGTTCGTGGCACGGAATATCACATGCACCCGGAATACAAAATGTGGAAGGCGGGATATGACGTTGCTGTTGTCAAAGTTTCGCCATCTTTCGAGGGAATGAACATCAAACCAATTCCCTTGACTGAAAGTCGGGATGAACTCGAAACGGGAAGTTTGGTCGGAATAACTGGATGGGGATCAAct gaaaccGGATCTCAGCCAATTATTTTGAGAACAGTTTCGGTCCCAATTATCGATGACGAGATTTGCAGAGAATATTGGGAAGATATTTGGGATGACTCGATGATCTGTGCTGGCGAGAAAGGCAAAGATCGATGCGAGATGGACAAAGGAGGTCCAATGGTGAAAGATGGCGTGCAATACGGAGTTGTTTCTTTCTACAAAACATGCGGCGATGGAACTCCAGCAATTTATGCGAAATTATCCAATCCAGCAATCAGAAATTTCATTCGAATCCAGACCGGCGtttaa
- the LOC134837799 gene encoding trypsin-7-like, whose product MKFFGIVFGLIAIAHGFPTNSTSRIHGGVETTIANHPYMIFMYIQNAGVGGASIISPEWALTNALNLVADPIPDFITFRAGSSDRTSGGLVVRGTEYHMHPEYKMWKAGYDVAVVKVSPSFEGMNIKPIPLTESRDELETGSLVRITGWGSTETGSQPIILRTVSVPIIDDEICREYWEDIWDDSMICAGEKGKDRCELDKGGPMVKDGVQYGVVSFYKTCGDGTPAIYAKLSNPAIRNFIRIQTGV is encoded by the exons ATGAAATTCTTCGGAATCGTTTTTGGCTTAATTGCCATCGCTCATGGATTTCCAACGAATTCTACGAGCAGAATTCATG gcGGCGTCGAAACAACAATCGCCAACCATCCGTACATGATCTTCATGTATATTCAAAATGCCGGCGTTGGCGGTGCTTCCATCATCTCTCCGGAATGGGCTCTCACAAATGCCTTGAACCTCGTTGCTGACCCCATTCCTGATTTCATCACTTTTCGAGCTGGAAGCTCAGATCGCACATCTGGCGGATTAGTCGTTCGTGGCACGGAATATCACATGCACCCGGAATACAAAATGTGGAAGGCGGGATATGACGTTGCTGTTGTCAAAGTTTCGCCATCTTTCGAGGGAATGAACATCAAACCAATTCCCTTGACTGAAAGTCGGGATGAACTCGAAACGGGAAGTTTGGTCAGAATTACTGGATGGGGATCAACt gaaaCCGGATCGCAGCCAATTATTTTGAGAACAGTTTCGGTCCCAATTATCGATGACGAGATTTGCAGAGAATATTGGGAAGATATTTGGGATGACTCGATGATCTGTGCTGGCGAGAAAGGCAAAGATCGATGCGAGTTGGACAAAGGAGGTCCAATGGTGAAAGATGGCGTGCAATACGGAGTTGTTTCTTTCTACAAAACATGCGGCGATGGAACTCCAGCAATTTATGCGAAATTATCCAATCCAGCAATCAGAAATTTCATTCGAATCCAGACCGGCGtttaa